Proteins encoded in a region of the Pseudomonas syringae KCTC 12500 genome:
- the fadD1 gene encoding long-chain-fatty-acid--CoA ligase FadD1: MIDNFWKDKYPSGIPADINPDEYPNVQAVLKQSCQRFADKPAFSNLGKTITYGELYELSGAFAAWIQQHTDLQPGDRIAVQLPNVLQYPIAVFGAIRAGLIVVNTNPLYTAREMEHQFNDSGAKALVCLANMAHLAEKVVPKTQIRQVIVTEVADMLSPFKRLLINSVIKYVKKMVPAYHLPKAVKFNDVLGKGRGQPVTEVSPGSADVAVLQYTGGTTGVAKGAMLTHRNLIANMLQCRALMASNLDEGCEIIITPLPLYHIYAFTFHCMAMMLLGNHNILISNPRDLPAMVKELSKWKFSGFVGLNTLFVALCNNEGFRNLDFSALKVTLSGGMALQQAAAERWKQVTGCQVCEGYGMTETSPVATVNPSQYVQMGSIGIPVPSTLCKVIDDAGNELAFGETGELCIKGPQVMKGYWQRQEATDEMIDSEGWLKTGDIAIIQPDGYIRIVDRKKDMILISGFNVYPNELEDVLATLPGVLQCAAIGVPDEKSGETIKVFVVAKPGVTLTKDKVMEHMRANLTGYKVPRSVEFRDVLPTTNVGKILRRELRDEELKKLGVKK, translated from the coding sequence ATGATTGATAACTTCTGGAAGGACAAGTACCCGTCCGGTATCCCTGCCGATATCAACCCCGACGAGTACCCTAACGTCCAGGCGGTCCTGAAGCAGTCCTGCCAGCGCTTCGCCGACAAGCCGGCGTTCAGCAACCTGGGCAAGACCATCACCTACGGCGAACTGTATGAGTTGTCCGGCGCGTTTGCCGCCTGGATTCAGCAACATACCGACCTGCAGCCGGGTGACCGTATCGCCGTGCAGCTACCCAACGTATTGCAGTACCCGATTGCCGTCTTTGGCGCGATTCGCGCCGGGCTGATCGTGGTCAACACCAACCCGCTGTACACCGCGCGGGAAATGGAACACCAGTTCAACGACTCCGGTGCCAAGGCGCTGGTGTGCCTGGCAAACATGGCCCACCTGGCCGAGAAGGTCGTACCCAAGACGCAGATCAGGCAGGTGATTGTCACCGAAGTGGCCGACATGCTGTCACCGTTCAAGCGCTTGCTGATCAACAGCGTCATCAAGTACGTGAAGAAAATGGTCCCGGCCTATCACTTGCCCAAGGCCGTCAAATTCAACGATGTACTTGGCAAGGGCCGTGGTCAGCCAGTGACCGAGGTGTCGCCTGGCAGCGCCGATGTTGCCGTGCTGCAGTACACCGGCGGCACTACCGGCGTGGCCAAGGGAGCAATGCTCACGCACCGCAACCTGATCGCCAATATGCTGCAATGCCGGGCGCTGATGGCGTCAAATCTGGACGAAGGCTGTGAGATCATCATCACGCCGCTGCCGCTGTATCACATCTATGCCTTCACCTTTCATTGCATGGCGATGATGCTGCTCGGCAATCACAACATCCTGATCAGCAACCCGCGTGACCTGCCGGCCATGGTCAAGGAACTGTCGAAATGGAAGTTCAGCGGCTTTGTCGGCCTTAACACGCTGTTCGTGGCCCTGTGCAATAACGAAGGCTTCCGCAACCTCGATTTCTCGGCGTTGAAAGTCACCTTGTCCGGCGGCATGGCCTTGCAGCAGGCCGCTGCCGAGCGCTGGAAGCAGGTGACGGGCTGTCAGGTCTGCGAAGGCTACGGCATGACCGAGACCAGCCCGGTGGCCACGGTCAATCCTTCTCAGTACGTGCAGATGGGCAGCATCGGTATTCCGGTACCGTCGACCCTGTGCAAGGTCATCGACGATGCGGGCAACGAGCTGGCGTTCGGTGAAACCGGCGAGCTGTGCATCAAGGGGCCGCAGGTCATGAAAGGCTACTGGCAGCGCCAGGAAGCGACCGATGAAATGATCGACAGCGAAGGCTGGCTGAAGACCGGCGACATCGCGATCATCCAGCCTGACGGCTATATCCGGATTGTCGATCGCAAGAAAGACATGATCCTGATCTCCGGTTTCAACGTGTACCCCAACGAACTGGAAGACGTACTGGCGACGCTTCCCGGCGTGCTTCAATGCGCGGCGATCGGCGTCCCGGACGAGAAGTCGGGCGAGACCATCAAGGTCTTCGTGGTCGCCAAACCGGGCGTCACCCTGACCAAGGACAAGGTCATGGAGCACATGCGCGCCAACCTGACCGGCTACAAAGTGCCGCGCAGCGTCGAATTCCGCGACGTGCTGCCGACCACCAACGTCGGCAAGATCCTGCGTCGCGAGCTGCGTGACGAGGAATTGAAGAAACTGGGTGTGAAGAAGTAA
- the fadD2 gene encoding long-chain-fatty-acid--CoA ligase FadD2 produces the protein MQADFWDDKRPAGVDAEVDLQTYQSVVEVFERCCRKFADRPAFSNMGVTLTYAELERHSAAFAAYLQQHTQLVPGDRIAVQMPNILQYPIAVFGAMRAGLTVVNTNPLYTAREMRHQFKDSGARALVYLNLFGKLVQEVLPDTAIEYLIEVKMGDMQSAAKGWLVNTIVDKVKKMVPEFHLPQAVGFKRTLRLGRDSRMQVVPRGLQDVAVLQYTGGTTGLAKGAMLTHGNLVANMQQVYACMRQQGPQGGSLFEEGKEVMIAPLPLYHIYAFTANCMCMMISGNHNILITNPRDIGGFIKELGKWKFTAMIGLNTLFVALMNHPEFKNLDFSALKSTNSGGTALVKATAERWAQITGCMIVEGYGLTETSPVASANPYGTLARLGTVGIPVPGTAMKVIDDNGIELPFGERGELCIKGPQVMKGYWNQPDATAECLDAEGWFKTGDIAVIGADGFVSIVDRKKDLIIVSGFNVYPNEIEDVVMAHPKVANCACIGVPDERSGEAVKLFVVARDPGLSIEELKAFCKENFTGYKVPRQIVLRDSLPMTPVGKILRRELRDIA, from the coding sequence ATGCAAGCTGACTTCTGGGATGACAAGCGTCCGGCGGGTGTCGACGCCGAGGTGGATCTGCAGACCTACCAATCGGTCGTCGAGGTGTTTGAGCGCTGCTGCAGGAAATTCGCCGACCGACCTGCGTTCAGCAACATGGGCGTGACGCTGACCTACGCGGAACTCGAGCGTCACTCCGCCGCCTTCGCCGCGTATTTGCAGCAGCACACGCAACTGGTGCCGGGTGACCGCATTGCCGTACAGATGCCCAATATCCTGCAGTACCCGATCGCCGTATTCGGTGCGATGCGTGCCGGTCTGACGGTGGTCAACACCAACCCGTTGTACACCGCGCGCGAGATGCGCCATCAATTCAAGGACTCCGGCGCCCGGGCGCTGGTCTATCTCAATCTGTTCGGCAAGCTGGTGCAGGAAGTGCTGCCGGACACGGCCATCGAATACCTGATCGAAGTGAAAATGGGCGACATGCAATCGGCTGCCAAGGGCTGGCTGGTCAATACCATTGTCGACAAGGTCAAGAAGATGGTCCCTGAATTCCATCTGCCTCAGGCCGTCGGCTTCAAGCGAACGCTGCGCCTGGGGCGCGACAGCCGCATGCAGGTCGTGCCGCGAGGTCTGCAGGATGTTGCCGTTCTGCAGTACACCGGTGGCACCACGGGGCTGGCCAAGGGCGCGATGCTCACCCATGGCAATCTGGTCGCCAACATGCAGCAGGTCTATGCCTGCATGCGTCAGCAAGGGCCGCAAGGCGGATCGCTGTTTGAAGAAGGCAAAGAGGTGATGATCGCGCCGCTGCCGCTCTATCACATCTACGCGTTCACGGCGAACTGCATGTGCATGATGATCAGCGGCAATCACAACATTCTGATCACCAACCCTCGCGATATCGGCGGCTTCATCAAGGAACTGGGCAAGTGGAAGTTCACTGCCATGATCGGCCTCAACACACTCTTCGTTGCGCTCATGAACCATCCGGAATTCAAGAATCTGGATTTCTCGGCGCTGAAAAGCACCAACTCCGGCGGCACTGCACTGGTCAAGGCCACGGCCGAGCGCTGGGCGCAGATCACCGGCTGCATGATCGTCGAAGGGTACGGCCTGACCGAGACGTCGCCTGTTGCCAGTGCCAATCCCTACGGCACTCTGGCGCGCTTGGGAACCGTGGGCATTCCCGTGCCCGGCACCGCCATGAAAGTCATCGATGACAATGGCATCGAGTTGCCTTTCGGCGAGCGTGGCGAGCTGTGTATCAAAGGGCCGCAGGTCATGAAAGGCTACTGGAACCAGCCTGATGCCACAGCCGAATGCCTGGACGCCGAAGGCTGGTTCAAGACCGGTGACATTGCCGTGATTGGCGCTGACGGGTTCGTCAGTATCGTCGACCGCAAGAAAGACCTGATCATCGTGTCCGGTTTCAACGTCTACCCCAACGAAATCGAAGACGTGGTCATGGCCCATCCGAAAGTCGCCAACTGCGCCTGCATCGGCGTGCCGGACGAGCGCTCGGGGGAGGCCGTGAAGCTATTCGTGGTGGCGCGAGACCCGGGGCTGAGCATCGAAGAGCTCAAGGCCTTCTGCAAAGAGAATTTCACCGGCTACAAGGTGCCCAGGCAGATCGTTCTGCGTGATTCATTGCCAATGACCCCGGTGGGCAAGATTCTGCGCCGCGAGCTTCGGGACATTGCCTGA
- a CDS encoding MaoC family dehydratase, with product MTQVTNTPYEALEVGQTASYSKTVEERDIQLFAAMSGDHNPVHLDAEYASKTMFKERIAHGMFSGALISAAVACELPGPGTIYIGQQMTFLKPVKLGDTLTVRLEILEKLPKFRVRIATRVFNQNDELVVDGEAEILAPRKQQTVDLTVLPEITFG from the coding sequence ATGACTCAAGTCACCAACACGCCTTACGAAGCCCTTGAAGTCGGTCAGACCGCCAGCTACAGCAAGACAGTGGAAGAGCGTGATATTCAGCTGTTCGCCGCGATGTCTGGCGACCATAACCCGGTCCACCTGGACGCCGAATACGCCTCCAAGACCATGTTCAAGGAGCGTATTGCCCACGGCATGTTCAGCGGCGCGCTGATCAGTGCGGCGGTTGCGTGCGAGTTGCCTGGCCCCGGCACCATCTATATCGGTCAACAGATGACCTTCCTCAAGCCGGTAAAACTGGGCGATACCCTGACGGTGCGCCTGGAAATCCTGGAAAAACTGCCGAAGTTCCGCGTGCGCATCGCCACCCGCGTTTTCAATCAGAACGATGAGCTGGTTGTGGACGGCGAAGCCGAGATTCTCGCCCCGCGCAAGCAGCAGACCGTCGACCTGACCGTATTGCCCGAGATCACTTTCGGCTGA